One genomic window of Roseateles sp. DAIF2 includes the following:
- the nuoG gene encoding NADH-quinone oxidoreductase subunit NuoG has protein sequence MVEIELDGKKVEVKEGSMVMHAAEKAGTYIPHFCYHKKLSIAANCRMCLVDVEKAPKPMPACATPVTQGMIVRTKSEKAIKAQQGVMEFLLINHPLDCPICDQGGECQLQDLAVGYGGGKSRYSEEKRVVFHKNVGPLISMEEMSRCIHCTRCVRFGQEISGQMELGMAHRGEHSEIQTFVGRTVDSELSGNMIDICPVGALTSKPFRYSARTWELSRRKSVSPHDSTGANLIVQVKGNEVMRVVPQENEAVNECWIADRDRFSYEALNSDARINQPMIKQGGAWKAVDWTTALEYVANGLKGIKSDHGAAAIGALGSAHSTVEELHLLAKLVRGLGSQNIDHRLRHADFGNVAEAGKAQWLGSSIAALSELDRAFVIGSQLRKDHPLFAQRLRQAARRGAQIVALGGSDDSWLMPVATRVTLAPSAWVQGLADVAAAIAASTGATAPAAGNATGAAKAIAAALLSGQKKAVLLGNAAAQHPQAASLLSLANWIAAQTGATVGYLTEAANTVGAQLVGALPQAGGLNAGQMLGGESLKAVLLLNTDPVLDGANAAAAAKALAAAEMVVVLSPFKTGLEYADVLLPTAPFTETSGTFVNAEGRAQSFVGVVKPRAETRPGWKILRVLGNLLGLDGFAQESSEQVKAEALGVDAADLSARLSNASSAAVQLNGVAAAGVERLGSLPIYAADALVRQASSLQLTADGRQAAAAGIPSALWEQLGLAEKGARVRITQDGAGAAELNARLEPGLPANVVRVPAGLAETAALGALFGTLTVSKA, from the coding sequence ATGGTTGAAATCGAACTCGACGGCAAGAAGGTAGAGGTCAAGGAAGGCAGCATGGTGATGCATGCCGCCGAGAAGGCCGGCACCTACATCCCCCACTTCTGCTACCACAAGAAGCTCTCCATCGCCGCCAACTGCCGCATGTGCCTGGTGGACGTGGAGAAGGCGCCCAAGCCGATGCCGGCCTGCGCCACGCCGGTGACGCAGGGCATGATCGTGCGCACCAAGAGCGAGAAAGCCATCAAGGCCCAGCAGGGCGTGATGGAGTTCCTGCTGATCAACCACCCGCTGGATTGCCCGATCTGCGACCAGGGCGGCGAGTGCCAGCTGCAGGATCTGGCCGTCGGCTACGGTGGCGGCAAGTCGCGCTACTCGGAAGAGAAGCGCGTGGTGTTCCACAAGAACGTCGGCCCGCTGATCTCCATGGAGGAGATGAGCCGTTGCATCCATTGCACCCGTTGCGTCCGTTTCGGCCAGGAGATCTCCGGCCAGATGGAGCTGGGCATGGCGCACCGCGGCGAGCACAGCGAGATCCAGACCTTCGTCGGCCGCACCGTCGATTCCGAGCTGTCGGGCAATATGATCGACATCTGCCCGGTCGGCGCGCTGACCAGCAAGCCCTTCCGCTACAGCGCCCGCACCTGGGAGCTGTCGCGCCGCAAGAGCGTCTCGCCGCATGACTCCACCGGCGCCAACCTGATCGTGCAGGTCAAGGGCAACGAGGTGATGCGCGTCGTGCCGCAGGAGAACGAGGCCGTCAACGAGTGCTGGATCGCCGACCGCGACCGCTTCTCCTACGAGGCCCTGAACAGCGACGCCCGCATCAACCAGCCGATGATCAAGCAGGGCGGTGCCTGGAAGGCCGTCGACTGGACCACCGCGCTGGAATATGTGGCCAACGGCCTGAAGGGCATCAAGAGCGACCATGGCGCGGCCGCGATCGGCGCGCTGGGTTCGGCCCACAGCACCGTCGAGGAGCTGCACCTGCTGGCCAAGCTGGTGCGCGGTCTGGGCAGCCAGAACATCGACCACCGCCTGCGCCACGCCGATTTCGGCAATGTGGCCGAGGCCGGCAAAGCCCAGTGGCTGGGCAGCTCGATCGCCGCGCTGTCCGAGCTGGACCGCGCCTTCGTGATCGGCTCGCAGCTGCGCAAGGATCACCCGCTGTTCGCGCAGCGTCTGCGCCAGGCCGCCCGCCGCGGCGCGCAGATCGTCGCACTGGGCGGCAGCGATGACAGCTGGCTGATGCCCGTCGCCACCCGCGTCACCCTGGCGCCGAGCGCCTGGGTGCAGGGCCTGGCCGATGTGGCCGCCGCCATCGCCGCCTCGACCGGCGCCACAGCACCCGCCGCCGGCAACGCGACCGGCGCCGCCAAGGCGATCGCCGCCGCGCTGCTGTCCGGCCAGAAGAAGGCCGTGCTGCTGGGCAACGCCGCCGCGCAGCACCCGCAGGCCGCCAGCCTCCTGAGCCTGGCCAACTGGATCGCCGCGCAGACCGGCGCCACGGTCGGCTACCTGACCGAGGCCGCCAACACCGTCGGCGCGCAGCTGGTCGGCGCGCTGCCGCAAGCCGGTGGCCTGAACGCCGGCCAGATGCTGGGCGGCGAGAGCCTGAAGGCTGTTCTGCTGCTGAACACCGATCCGGTGCTGGACGGCGCCAATGCCGCCGCCGCGGCCAAGGCCCTGGCCGCCGCCGAGATGGTGGTCGTGCTGAGCCCCTTCAAGACCGGTCTGGAATACGCCGACGTGCTGCTGCCGACCGCACCGTTCACCGAGACCTCGGGCACCTTCGTCAATGCCGAGGGCCGCGCCCAGAGCTTCGTCGGCGTCGTCAAGCCGCGCGCCGAGACCCGCCCGGGCTGGAAGATCCTGCGTGTGCTGGGCAATCTGCTGGGGCTGGACGGCTTCGCGCAGGAAAGCTCGGAGCAGGTCAAGGCCGAGGCGCTGGGCGTCGACGCCGCCGACCTGTCGGCCCGCCTGTCCAACGCCTCCTCGGCCGCGGTGCAGTTGAACGGTGTCGCCGCCGCTGGCGTCGAGCGCCTGGGTTCGCTGCCGATCTATGCCGCCGACGCGCTGGTGCGCCAGGCCTCGTCGCTGCAGCTGACCGCCGATGGCCGTCAGGCCGCCGCCGCCGGCATCCCGAGCGCGCTGTGGGAGCAGCTCGGTCTGGCGGAGAAGGGCGCGCGCGTGCGCATCACCCAGGACGGCGCCGGCGCCGCCGAGCTGAACGCCAGGCTGGAACCGGGCCTGCCCGCCAATGTCGTGCGCGTGCCGGCCGGTCTGGCCGAGACCGCCGCCCTCGGTGCCCTGTTCGGCACCCTGACCGTGAGCAAGGCCTGA
- the nuoF gene encoding NADH-quinone oxidoreductase subunit NuoF produces MLDLSKFQATGAETCFHDRHIGAQIYADLDGKNWGIQDYIARGGYQALKKILKGEGTADGAPLTPDQVIAEVKASGLRGRGGAGFPTGLKWSFMPRQFPGQKYLVCNSDEGEPGTCKDRDILMFNPHIVIEGMAIAAFAMGIKVGYNYIHGEIFEVYERFEAALEEARAAGFLGDKILGSDFSFQLHGHHGFGAYICGEETALLESLEGKKGQPRFKPPFPASFGLYGKPTTINNTETFAAVPWIIRNGGQPYLEIGKPNNGGTKIFSVSGDVNKPGNYEVPLGTPFEKLLELAGGVRTGRKLKAVIPGGSSAPVLPADVMMACTMDYDSIAKAGSMLGSGAVIVMDDSRCMVNSLLRLSYFYAHESCGQCTPCREGTGWMHRVIERIAHGQGRAEDLDLLNSVADNIQGRTICALGDAAAMPVRAMIKHFKHEFVQMIEQAQKTPAQTAKAA; encoded by the coding sequence ATGCTGGACCTTTCCAAATTCCAGGCCACCGGGGCCGAGACCTGTTTCCATGACCGCCATATCGGTGCGCAGATCTATGCCGATCTGGACGGCAAGAACTGGGGCATCCAGGACTACATCGCGCGCGGTGGCTACCAGGCGCTGAAGAAGATCCTGAAGGGCGAGGGCACCGCCGACGGCGCGCCGCTGACGCCCGATCAGGTGATCGCCGAGGTCAAGGCCTCGGGTCTGCGCGGCCGCGGCGGCGCCGGCTTCCCCACGGGCCTGAAGTGGAGCTTCATGCCGCGCCAGTTCCCGGGCCAGAAGTACCTGGTCTGCAACTCGGACGAGGGCGAGCCCGGTACCTGCAAGGACCGCGACATCCTGATGTTCAACCCGCACATCGTCATCGAAGGCATGGCGATCGCGGCGTTCGCGATGGGTATCAAGGTCGGCTACAACTACATCCACGGCGAGATCTTCGAGGTCTACGAGCGCTTCGAGGCCGCGCTGGAAGAGGCGCGCGCCGCCGGCTTCCTGGGCGACAAGATCCTCGGCTCGGACTTCAGCTTCCAGCTGCACGGCCACCATGGCTTCGGCGCCTACATCTGCGGCGAGGAAACCGCGTTGCTGGAATCGCTGGAAGGCAAGAAGGGCCAGCCGCGCTTCAAGCCGCCGTTCCCGGCCAGCTTCGGCCTGTACGGCAAGCCCACCACGATCAACAACACCGAGACCTTCGCCGCGGTGCCCTGGATCATCCGCAACGGCGGCCAGCCCTATCTGGAGATCGGCAAGCCCAACAACGGCGGCACCAAGATCTTCTCGGTCTCCGGCGACGTCAACAAGCCCGGCAACTACGAGGTTCCGCTGGGCACGCCCTTCGAGAAGCTGCTCGAGCTGGCCGGCGGCGTGCGCACCGGCCGCAAGCTGAAGGCGGTGATCCCCGGCGGCTCCTCGGCCCCGGTGCTGCCGGCCGACGTGATGATGGCCTGCACGATGGACTATGACTCGATCGCCAAGGCCGGCTCGATGCTGGGTTCCGGCGCGGTGATCGTGATGGACGATTCGCGCTGCATGGTCAACAGCCTGCTGCGCCTGTCCTACTTCTACGCCCACGAGTCCTGCGGCCAGTGCACGCCCTGCCGTGAAGGCACGGGCTGGATGCACCGCGTGATCGAGCGCATCGCCCACGGGCAGGGCAGGGCAGAGGATCTCGACCTGCTGAACTCGGTGGCCGACAACATCCAGGGCCGTACCATCTGCGCGCTGGGTGACGCGGCCGCGATGCCGGTGCGGGCGATGATCAAGCACTTCAAGCACGAGTTCGTGCAGATGATCGAACAGGCGCAGAAGACCCCCGCGCAGACCGCCAAGGCGGCTTGA
- the nuoE gene encoding NADH-quinone oxidoreductase subunit NuoE, which produces MSSNTSEYVLSEATAARFAREVAKYPAEQAQSAVMACLSIVQQEEGFVSRAAEDVIASYLGMPAIAVYEVTTFYNMYNQRQLGKFKLNVCANLPCQLRDGQTALDHLCHKLGVEAGGTTADGLFTVQKSECLGACADAPVMLVNDRQMCSFMSEQRLDELVDTLRAHAAAKN; this is translated from the coding sequence ATGAGCAGCAACACCAGCGAATATGTTCTGAGCGAGGCCACCGCGGCCCGCTTCGCCCGCGAAGTGGCCAAGTACCCGGCGGAGCAGGCCCAGTCCGCCGTGATGGCCTGCCTCTCGATCGTGCAGCAGGAAGAGGGCTTCGTCTCGCGCGCGGCCGAGGACGTGATCGCCTCGTATCTGGGCATGCCCGCGATCGCGGTCTACGAGGTCACGACCTTTTACAACATGTACAACCAGCGCCAGCTGGGCAAGTTCAAGCTGAACGTCTGCGCGAACCTGCCCTGCCAGCTGCGCGACGGCCAGACCGCGCTGGACCACCTCTGCCACAAGCTGGGTGTGGAGGCGGGCGGCACGACGGCCGACGGCCTGTTCACCGTGCAGAAGAGTGAATGCCTGGGGGCCTGCGCCGACGCGCCGGTGATGCTGGTCAACGACCGCCAGATGTGCAGCTTCATGAGCGAGCAGCGCCTGGACGAACTGGTCGACACGCTGCGTGCCCACGCCGCGGCCAAGAACTGA
- a CDS encoding NADH-quinone oxidoreductase subunit D produces the protein MAEIKNYTLNFGPQHPAAHGVLRLVLELDGEVIQRADPHIGLLHRATEKLAESKTFIQSLPYMDRLDYVSMMSNEHAYCLAIEKMLGLEVPLRAQYIRVMFGEITRLLNHLMWIGAHGLDCGAMNILIYAFREREDLFDMYEAVSGARMHAAYFRPGGVYRDLPDTMPQYKVSKIKNAKAIAQLNENRQGSLLDFIDDFCKRFPKNVDDYETLLTDNRIWKQRTVGIGVVSPERALNLGFTGPMLRGSGIAWDLRKTQPYDVYDKMDFDVPVGTQGDTYDRYVVRVEEMRQSNRIIKQCVDWLRKNPGPVITDNHKVAPPARVDMKSNMEELIHHFKLFTEGFRVPEGEAYAAVEHPKGEFGIYIVSDGANKPYRLKIRAPGFAHLAALDEMAKGHMIADAVAVIGTMDIVFGEIDR, from the coding sequence ATGGCCGAGATCAAGAACTACACCCTCAACTTCGGCCCGCAACATCCGGCCGCCCACGGCGTGCTGCGCCTGGTGCTGGAGCTGGACGGCGAAGTCATCCAGCGCGCGGATCCTCACATTGGCCTGCTGCACCGTGCCACCGAGAAGCTGGCCGAGAGCAAGACCTTCATCCAGTCGCTGCCCTATATGGACCGCCTCGACTATGTGTCGATGATGTCCAACGAGCATGCCTACTGCCTGGCCATCGAGAAGATGCTGGGACTGGAAGTGCCGCTGCGCGCGCAGTACATCCGCGTGATGTTCGGCGAGATCACCCGCCTGCTGAACCACCTGATGTGGATCGGTGCGCACGGCCTCGACTGCGGCGCGATGAACATCCTGATCTACGCGTTCCGCGAGCGCGAGGATCTGTTCGACATGTACGAGGCGGTGTCGGGCGCGCGCATGCACGCGGCCTACTTCCGTCCGGGCGGCGTCTACCGCGACCTGCCGGACACGATGCCGCAGTACAAGGTCAGCAAGATCAAGAACGCCAAGGCGATCGCCCAGCTCAACGAGAACCGCCAGGGCTCGTTGCTGGACTTCATCGACGACTTCTGCAAGCGCTTCCCGAAGAACGTCGACGACTACGAGACCCTGCTGACCGACAACCGCATCTGGAAGCAGCGCACCGTCGGCATCGGCGTCGTCTCGCCGGAGCGCGCGCTGAACCTGGGCTTCACCGGCCCGATGCTGCGCGGCTCGGGCATCGCCTGGGACCTGCGCAAGACCCAGCCCTACGACGTCTACGACAAGATGGACTTCGACGTGCCGGTCGGTACCCAGGGCGACACCTATGACCGCTATGTGGTGCGCGTCGAGGAAATGCGCCAGTCCAACCGCATCATCAAGCAATGCGTGGACTGGCTGCGCAAGAACCCCGGCCCGGTCATCACCGACAACCACAAGGTGGCACCGCCCGCCCGTGTCGACATGAAGTCGAACATGGAGGAGCTGATCCACCATTTCAAGCTCTTCACCGAAGGTTTCCGCGTCCCCGAGGGCGAGGCCTATGCGGCGGTCGAGCACCCGAAGGGCGAGTTCGGCATCTACATCGTCAGCGACGGCGCCAACAAGCCCTATCGCCTGAAGATCCGCGCGCCCGGTTTCGCCCATCTGGCGGCGCTGGACGAGATGGCCAAGGGCCACATGATTGCCGACGCCGTGGCCGTGATCGGCACGATGGACATTGTTTTCGGCGAGATTGACCGTTGA
- a CDS encoding NADH-quinone oxidoreductase subunit C, translated as MSIKLDTLQAALQAVLGDKIVELKRELGELTLRVNAADYFGVAQTLRDHADLKFEQLIDLCGLDYSDYGNGASPQAEGPRFAVASHLLSVSKNWRLRLKVFTPDDDLPQIASVTPVWNSANWFEREAFDLYGILFDGHEDLRRILTDYGFIGHPMRKDFPVSGHVEMRYDAEQKRVIYQPVTIEPREITPRVIREDNYGGL; from the coding sequence ATGAGCATCAAACTCGACACCCTGCAGGCGGCCCTGCAAGCCGTTCTCGGCGACAAGATTGTTGAACTGAAGCGCGAACTGGGCGAGCTCACGCTGCGCGTGAACGCCGCCGACTACTTCGGCGTTGCGCAGACCCTGCGCGACCATGCCGACCTGAAGTTCGAGCAGCTGATCGACCTGTGCGGCCTGGACTACAGCGACTACGGCAACGGCGCCAGCCCGCAGGCCGAAGGCCCGCGCTTCGCGGTGGCCTCGCACCTGCTGTCGGTGAGCAAGAACTGGCGCCTGCGCCTGAAGGTCTTCACGCCCGACGACGACCTGCCGCAGATCGCCTCGGTCACCCCGGTCTGGAACTCGGCCAACTGGTTCGAGCGCGAGGCCTTCGACCTGTACGGCATCCTGTTCGACGGTCACGAGGACCTGCGTCGCATCCTGACCGACTACGGTTTCATCGGCCATCCGATGCGCAAGGACTTCCCGGTGTCGGGCCATGTCGAAATGCGCTACGACGCCGAGCAAAAGCGCGTGATCTACCAGCCGGTGACGATCGAGCCGCGTGAGATCACGCCGCGCGTCATCCGCGAAGACAACTACGGCGGGCTGTAA
- a CDS encoding NADH-quinone oxidoreductase subunit B family protein gives MGIEGVLKEGFVTTSVDKLINWSKTGSLWPMTFGLACCAVEMMHAGAARYDIDRFGMLFRPSPRQSDLMIVAGTLCNKMAPALRKVYDQMAEPRWVLSMGSCANGGGYYHYSYSVVRGCDRIVPVDVYVPGCPPTAEALLYGILQLQAKIRRENTIAR, from the coding sequence ATGGGTATCGAAGGCGTTTTGAAGGAAGGCTTTGTCACCACCTCGGTCGACAAGCTGATCAACTGGTCCAAGACCGGTTCTCTGTGGCCGATGACCTTTGGTCTGGCCTGCTGTGCGGTCGAGATGATGCATGCCGGTGCGGCGCGCTATGACATCGACCGCTTCGGCATGCTGTTCCGGCCCAGTCCGCGGCAGTCCGATCTGATGATCGTGGCCGGCACCTTGTGCAACAAGATGGCGCCGGCACTGCGCAAGGTCTATGACCAGATGGCCGAGCCGCGCTGGGTGCTGTCGATGGGCTCTTGTGCCAACGGCGGCGGCTACTACCACTACAGCTACTCGGTGGTGCGCGGCTGCGACCGCATCGTGCCGGTGGACGTCTACGTGCCGGGCTGTCCGCCCACCGCCGAGGCGCTGCTGTACGGCATCCTGCAGCTGCAGGCCAAGATCCGTCGCGAGAACACCATCGCCCGCTGA
- a CDS encoding NADH-quinone oxidoreductase subunit A, with protein sequence MNLEQYLPVILFILVGAGVGVAPQVLGFLLGPNRPDQAKNSPYECGFEAFEDARMKFDVRYYLVAILFILFDLEIAFLFPWAVALREIGATGFWAMMIFLGILVVGFAYEWKKGALDWE encoded by the coding sequence ATGAATCTGGAACAGTACCTGCCCGTCATCCTCTTCATTCTGGTCGGCGCGGGTGTCGGGGTGGCGCCTCAGGTTCTGGGCTTCCTGCTGGGCCCGAATCGGCCGGATCAGGCCAAGAACTCCCCCTACGAATGCGGCTTCGAGGCCTTTGAAGACGCGCGCATGAAATTCGATGTGCGCTATTACCTCGTCGCCATTCTCTTCATTTTGTTCGACCTGGAAATCGCCTTCCTCTTCCCGTGGGCGGTGGCGTTGCGTGAAATTGGCGCAACCGGTTTCTGGGCCATGATGATTTTCCTGGGCATTCTGGTCGTGGGCTTTGCCTACGAGTGGAAAAAAGGCGCCCTGGACTGGGAATAA
- the secG gene encoding preprotein translocase subunit SecG, giving the protein MQVLMNLVLVVQLLSALVMIGLVLVQHGKGADMGASFGSGASGSLFGATGSANFLSRSTAICATLFFACTLALAYMSNNRANAPAGDSVLDRAVPVTAPASGAAAVPGAVPAPIAAPAPSASAASN; this is encoded by the coding sequence ATGCAAGTTCTGATGAATCTGGTGCTGGTCGTTCAACTGCTGAGCGCGCTGGTGATGATCGGCCTGGTGCTGGTGCAGCATGGCAAGGGCGCCGATATGGGCGCGTCCTTCGGCAGCGGCGCCTCCGGCAGCCTGTTCGGCGCCACCGGCAGCGCCAACTTCCTGTCGCGCAGCACCGCGATCTGCGCCACGCTGTTCTTCGCCTGCACGCTGGCCCTGGCCTATATGTCGAACAATCGCGCCAACGCGCCGGCCGGCGACAGCGTGCTGGACCGTGCCGTGCCGGTGACGGCTCCGGCTTCCGGCGCCGCCGCGGTTCCGGGTGCCGTGCCGGCCCCGATCGCCGCACCGGCGCCGTCGGCCTCGGCCGCCTCGAACTGA
- the tpiA gene encoding triose-phosphate isomerase — MRKKLVVGNWKMHGSRAANAVLLAGLKEAGPWNADVAVCVPFPYITETALALTGTAVAYGSQDCSAHEQGAYTGEVSSAMLHDIGCRYAIVGHSERRAYHQESDQLVADKAKAALAHGVTPIVCVGETLAEREAGRTEEVVKRQLAAVIHTLTHCIGEIVVAYEPVWAIGTGLTATPEQAQAVHHVLRQQLQAATQKADAMRLLYGGSVKPDNALALFGQADIDGGLIGGAALKAADFAAICRAAG, encoded by the coding sequence ATGCGCAAGAAGCTTGTTGTTGGCAACTGGAAGATGCATGGCAGCCGCGCCGCCAACGCGGTGCTGCTGGCAGGGCTGAAGGAAGCCGGCCCGTGGAACGCCGATGTGGCGGTCTGCGTGCCGTTCCCCTACATCACCGAGACCGCGCTGGCGCTGACCGGCACGGCCGTGGCCTATGGCTCGCAGGACTGCTCGGCGCATGAGCAGGGCGCCTACACCGGCGAGGTGTCGTCGGCGATGTTGCATGACATCGGCTGCCGCTATGCGATCGTCGGCCATTCGGAGCGCCGCGCCTATCACCAGGAAAGCGACCAGCTGGTGGCCGACAAGGCCAAGGCCGCGCTGGCCCATGGCGTGACGCCGATCGTCTGCGTCGGCGAGACCCTGGCCGAGCGCGAGGCGGGCCGCACCGAGGAGGTGGTCAAGCGCCAGCTGGCCGCGGTGATCCACACGCTGACGCATTGCATCGGCGAGATCGTCGTGGCCTACGAGCCGGTCTGGGCCATCGGCACCGGGTTGACCGCGACGCCGGAGCAGGCCCAGGCGGTGCACCATGTGCTGCGCCAGCAGCTGCAGGCGGCGACGCAGAAGGCCGACGCGATGCGCCTGCTGTACGGCGGCAGCGTCAAGCCGGACAACGCGCTGGCGCTGTTCGGCCAGGCTGACATCGACGGCGGCCTGATCGGCGGCGCGGCCTTGAAGGCGGCGGACTTCGCCGCGATCTGTCGCGCAGCGGGCTGA
- a CDS encoding NAD(P)H-quinone oxidoreductase → MKAIAISRPGGPEVLQLIERADPVAGVGECLIAVEAYGINRPDVLQRKGAYPPPAGASDLPGLEVAGRIVAGDAAALAEAGLTIGDAVCALVAGGGYAQLCTAPVAQCLPVPAGWTMAEAASLPETFFTVWSNVFERARLASGESLLVHGGSSGIGVTAIQLAKAFGARVLVTVGNAEKAAACVKLGADVAINYREQDFVAETKAATGGRGVDVILDMVAGDYVARNVLCLADDGRAVIIAVQGGVKAEFDAGQVLRRRLTISGSTLRPRSLAFKAGIARALRERVWPLLAERRIAPVIYRELPAAQAAEAHALMESGEHVGKIVLSW, encoded by the coding sequence ATGAAGGCCATCGCCATCAGCCGCCCCGGCGGCCCCGAGGTGCTGCAGTTGATCGAGCGCGCCGACCCCGTCGCCGGGGTCGGCGAATGCCTGATCGCGGTCGAGGCCTATGGCATCAACCGCCCCGACGTGCTGCAGCGCAAGGGCGCCTATCCGCCGCCGGCCGGCGCCAGCGATCTGCCGGGCCTCGAAGTGGCCGGGCGCATCGTCGCCGGCGATGCGGCGGCGCTGGCCGAGGCCGGCCTGACCATCGGCGACGCCGTCTGCGCGCTGGTGGCTGGTGGCGGCTATGCCCAGCTGTGCACCGCGCCGGTGGCGCAATGCCTGCCGGTGCCGGCGGGCTGGACCATGGCCGAGGCGGCGAGCCTGCCCGAGACCTTCTTCACCGTGTGGAGCAATGTCTTCGAGCGGGCGCGCCTGGCCAGCGGCGAAAGCCTGCTGGTGCATGGCGGCAGCAGCGGCATCGGCGTCACCGCGATCCAGCTGGCCAAGGCCTTCGGCGCGCGCGTGCTGGTGACCGTGGGCAATGCCGAGAAGGCGGCCGCCTGCGTCAAGTTGGGCGCCGATGTGGCAATCAATTACCGCGAACAGGATTTCGTTGCCGAAACCAAGGCCGCCACCGGCGGCCGCGGCGTCGACGTGATCCTGGATATGGTGGCGGGCGACTATGTCGCACGCAATGTGCTGTGCCTGGCCGATGACGGCCGGGCCGTGATCATCGCGGTGCAGGGCGGCGTGAAGGCCGAATTCGATGCGGGTCAGGTCTTGCGCCGGCGCCTGACGATCAGCGGCTCCACCCTGCGGCCGCGCTCGCTGGCCTTCAAGGCCGGCATCGCCCGCGCGCTGCGCGAGCGGGTCTGGCCCCTGCTGGCCGAACGCCGCATCGCGCCGGTGATCTACCGCGAGCTGCCCGCCGCGCAGGCCGCCGAGGCTCATGCGCTGATGGAGTCGGGCGAGCATGTCGGCAAGATCGTGCTGAGCTGGTAG